One Panthera leo isolate Ple1 chromosome B1, P.leo_Ple1_pat1.1, whole genome shotgun sequence DNA window includes the following coding sequences:
- the RPS3A gene encoding 40S ribosomal protein S3a, with protein sequence MAVGKNKRLTKGGKKGAKKKVVDPFSKKDWYDVKAPAMFNIRNIGKTLVTRTQGTKIASDGLKGRVFEVSLADLQNDEVAFRKFKLITEDVQGKNCLTNFHGMDLTRDKMCSMVKKWQTMIEAHVDVKTTDGYLLRLFCVGFTKKRNNQIRKTSYAQHQQVRQIRKKMMEIMTREVQTNDLKEVVNKLIPDSIGKDIEKACQSIYPLHDVFVRKVKMLKKPKFELGKLMELHGEGSSSGKATGDETGAKVERADGYEPPVQESV encoded by the exons ATGGCGGTAGGCAAGAACAAGCGCCTTACGAAAGGCGGCAAAAAGGGAGCCAAGAAGAAAGT ggTTGAtccattttcaaagaaagattGGTATGATGTAAAAGCACCAGCAATgtttaatataagaaatattgGAAAAACACTAGTCACGAGAACTCAAGGAACCA aaatcGCATCTGATGGCCTTAAGGGTCGTGTGTTTGAAGTAAGCCTGGCTGATTTGCAGAATGATGAAGTTGCATTTAGGAAATTCAAGCTAATTACTGAAGATGTTCAGGGCAAAAACTGCCTGACTAATTTCCATGGCATGGATCTTACCCGGGACAAAATGTGCTCCATGGTCAAAAAATGGCAG aCCATGATTGAAGCTCACGTTGATGTCAAAACTACCGATGGGTATTTGCTTCGTCTCTTTTGTGTCGGTTTTACTAAAAAACGCAACAATCAGATTCGGAAGACCTCTTATGCTCAGCACCAACAGGTCCGCCAAATTCGGAAAAAGATGATGGAAATCATGACCCGAGAGGTGCAGACAAATGACTTGAAAGAAGTTGTCAATAAATT GATTCCAGACAGCATCGGAAAAGACATAGAGAAGGCTTGTCAGTCTATTTATCCACTTCATGATGTCTTcgttagaaaagtaaaaatgctgaAGAAGCCCAAGTTTGAAT tgggAAAGCTCATGGAGCTTCATGGTGAAGGTAGCAGTTCTGGAAAAGCTACTGGGGATGAGACTGGTGCTAAAGTTGAGCGAGCTGATGGATATGAGCCACCAGTCCAAGAATCTGTTTAA
- the LOC122218410 gene encoding high mobility group nucleosome-binding domain-containing protein 4-like yields MKFYMRKDSCVGSSGERAGRIKERMIFNYKTIAHASPAPAEGTCEVESSWEPTPLRGHLPTTAATRTKRKAKGDPKGDKVKVKDEPQSRSAQLSANPAPPKPEPRPKKSAVKKGEKLPKGRKGKADGGKDGSNAAKNLDASTVQSQKAEHTGNTK; encoded by the exons ATGAAGTTCTACATGAGAAAGGACAGCTGTGTTGGTAGCAGTGGGGAGAGAGCTGGGAGGATCAAAGAGAGAATGATATTTAATTATAAGACTATAGCCCatgccagccctgccccagctgAAGGCACCTGTGAGGTGGAAAGCAGCTGGGAGCCCACACCTCTCAGAGG CCACCTGCCAACTACTGCTGCCACCAGGACCAAGAGAAAGGCAAAAGGAGATCCTAAAGGTGACAAGGTGAAGGTGAAGGATGAGCCACAGAGTAGATCGGCACAGTTGTCTGCTAACCCTGCTCCTCCAAAACCAGAACCCAGGCCTAAAAAGTCTGCtgtaaagaaaggagagaagttgcccaaagggagaaaggggaaagcagATGGTGGCAAGGATGGGAGCAATGCTGCAAAGAACCTAGATGCTTCCACAGTCCAGTCACAGAAAGCAGAACACACTGGGAATACCAAGTGA